The proteins below are encoded in one region of Natronospira bacteriovora:
- a CDS encoding sensor domain-containing diguanylate cyclase produces the protein MSGPEQSESIHRIARINYLPRALGFGSTFVAILLLTAEREFGTTTLLLAVATFILYPHLAFAHARLARDSKSAEQKNLLADSIMLGVWSAALGFTLWITFALLLATLLNNAINGGPARLGLAAICFLAGALLWVLFGGFQFEPHASLMVTLYMASASLLYILGVGITYYRQNTKLARAHRAIEQNNEVFRSLLEYASISNETGTVKELIERTLEHFRRLQSGHPFGLLLFDRGRPRFLLHAVFRGVPEHLQESMIRRLTAHNASNDRGQPLVLEGLPRPLLALPMHEYMDQASGYLVMDRKRAEFLGRILTLFVDQLASALQNKLLTEELRKAAETDALTGLYNRGYLEEQLNDAMERKRSHDAADFSVIMLDVIGLKQANDRLGHEAGDELIRTVARRLRRHARKSDVVARFGGDEFVVLCHDCREADAMRAVERLMGACQESSGRIRLGNGRQSELPVEISVGVAGSDQHPPNRVMPEADARMYAHKEAFYARHHRSRDGADKDVND, from the coding sequence ATGTCCGGCCCCGAACAGTCCGAATCCATCCACCGCATCGCCCGGATCAATTATCTGCCCCGGGCACTCGGCTTTGGCAGCACCTTCGTGGCCATTCTGCTGCTGACGGCGGAACGCGAGTTCGGCACCACCACCCTGCTGCTGGCCGTGGCCACCTTCATCCTGTACCCGCATCTGGCCTTCGCCCATGCCCGTCTGGCACGCGATTCCAAGTCTGCTGAACAGAAGAACCTGCTGGCGGACAGCATCATGCTGGGCGTCTGGTCGGCCGCACTCGGCTTCACCCTGTGGATCACCTTTGCCCTGTTGCTCGCCACCCTGCTCAACAACGCCATCAACGGTGGCCCCGCTCGTCTGGGCCTGGCGGCGATCTGCTTTCTTGCCGGCGCCCTGCTCTGGGTACTGTTTGGCGGATTCCAGTTCGAACCCCACGCCAGCCTGATGGTCACCCTCTACATGGCAAGCGCCAGTCTGCTCTACATTCTCGGCGTGGGCATTACCTACTATCGCCAGAACACCAAACTGGCGCGTGCTCACCGTGCCATCGAGCAGAACAATGAGGTGTTTCGCTCCCTGCTGGAATATGCGTCGATCAGCAATGAAACCGGCACGGTCAAGGAACTGATCGAGCGCACGCTGGAGCATTTCCGACGCCTCCAGTCGGGCCACCCCTTTGGTCTATTGCTGTTTGATCGTGGGCGACCACGGTTTCTCCTTCACGCGGTGTTCCGGGGTGTGCCCGAACACCTTCAGGAAAGCATGATTCGTCGCCTTACGGCTCACAATGCCAGCAATGATCGCGGTCAGCCTCTGGTACTGGAAGGCTTGCCCCGCCCGCTCCTGGCTCTGCCCATGCATGAATACATGGATCAGGCCAGCGGCTATCTGGTCATGGACCGCAAGCGGGCGGAGTTTCTTGGACGAATTCTCACGCTGTTCGTGGATCAGCTCGCCTCGGCCCTGCAGAACAAACTGCTCACCGAGGAGCTGCGCAAGGCGGCGGAAACCGATGCCCTGACCGGTCTTTACAATCGGGGTTATCTGGAGGAACAGCTGAATGACGCCATGGAGCGCAAGCGCAGCCATGATGCGGCGGATTTTTCAGTCATCATGCTGGATGTGATCGGCCTCAAGCAGGCCAACGACCGCCTCGGGCATGAAGCCGGTGACGAACTGATACGAACCGTGGCCCGGCGCCTGCGCCGCCATGCTCGCAAATCCGATGTAGTGGCACGCTTCGGCGGTGATGAGTTTGTCGTGCTGTGTCATGACTGCCGTGAAGCGGACGCCATGCGTGCGGTGGAACGCCTGATGGGGGCCTGCCAGGAATCCAGTGGACGAATTCGCCTCGGCAACGGGCGTCAATCCGAGCTGCCGGTGGAGATCAGCGTCGGTGTCGCCGGTTCGGATCAGCATCCACCGAATCGGGTCATGCCGGAAGCCGATGCCCGCATGTACGCCCACAAGGAAGCCTTTTACGCCCGTCACCACCGCAGCCGTGACGGTGCGGACAAGGACGTCAATGACTGA
- a CDS encoding SirB2 family protein, whose protein sequence is MYMGIKHLHMTLALLSILGFMLRGGWLLVTGEKPANRFAKIAPHVLDTLLLLSGIVLLGMTGWAFLTQGWMLLKLLFVAAYIGVGIAAFRAGAGSLRWGLFFLAVLLFVQTMAIAFSKQAGGLLALLF, encoded by the coding sequence ATGTATATGGGCATCAAGCATCTGCACATGACCCTAGCCCTGTTGAGCATCCTCGGTTTCATGCTGCGGGGTGGCTGGCTGCTGGTCACTGGCGAGAAACCGGCCAACCGCTTCGCGAAAATTGCCCCGCATGTGCTGGATACCCTGCTGTTGCTGAGCGGTATCGTCCTGTTGGGCATGACCGGCTGGGCCTTCCTCACGCAAGGCTGGATGCTGCTCAAGCTGCTGTTCGTTGCCGCCTACATCGGGGTGGGCATCGCCGCTTTCCGGGCCGGGGCGGGCAGCCTGCGCTGGGGCCTGTTCTTCCTGGCCGTGCTGCTGTTCGTCCAGACCATGGCCATTGCCTTCAGCAAGCAGGCCGGCGGCCTGCTCGCCCTTCTGTTCTAG
- a CDS encoding putative bifunctional diguanylate cyclase/phosphodiesterase — translation MDSASGTLRMAVAAVQARQARVQRGLKQHFENARDWLREQPAPAFRHLLFWIIVAVAIPTTAWFLTAAWIAHDRYQTVRSMNYTGQLADFALAGNRLIHALQLERSLSAAHLVEGDPFFSVRLAEARQETSRHMRQVQHQMLNLPAAPLTRQLDNCMQEVRGVEERLQSLRHNINLGHLTVMEGVDGLSIVIEDIHACLSVVEQASNESAITQRLRTLRAFAAYKDFADLERSYGTALLAAGIPDPGVYRQFLHHAELQAPYARRILTEQDSGLEKALGYVHDSEVEQRLHDLRTVMTQAIDGRSDANRNALPVPEVWFAVASDRLEALHQAERMLMDKLSSTVAGIDASARQDLQRVLAAFGVTALAVPLLSLGIAAGVGRRIRLERRQNRNIRFLATRDFLTGLYNRRRFDEVARRVIAKARRYDRKAALLIIDLHRFTDINHIWGEAVGDAVLRETASRLKVVAGRHALIARTYGDEFSILLPDCNDHVEAEVQARQIMAVFSAPFDLEHRSINIQASGGGAVFPDDGSDQEEMMVAARLARDVAKESSSDSFHFFSAGMYERFEYQVVIEEGLKQALSNKEFEVYYQPRLRLPDQKLVAVEALVRWNHPALGQVNPEDFVPVAEANGSIVRIGRWVLEEACRRAVDWQRDGLPDLRVSVNLSAVQFHQSDIIADVTRALEKSGLPADRLELELTETAVMADIDQSAEILLKLRELGVMLSIDDFGTGYSSLSYLQRFPVQQLKLDKSFVHGLPQDADAVAIARTIINLSQGLNREVVAEGVENAEQAQFLSEAGCKEGQGYYFSKPLTARELSAFASEKSNLPAESGSGY, via the coding sequence ATGGATTCAGCTTCCGGAACGCTGCGCATGGCCGTTGCCGCCGTACAGGCGAGGCAGGCCCGTGTGCAGCGAGGTCTGAAGCAACATTTCGAGAACGCGAGGGACTGGCTCAGGGAGCAGCCGGCGCCTGCTTTCCGACACCTGCTTTTCTGGATCATCGTGGCCGTTGCCATTCCCACCACCGCCTGGTTTCTGACTGCGGCGTGGATTGCCCATGACCGCTACCAGACGGTCCGTTCCATGAATTACACCGGGCAGCTGGCCGATTTCGCTCTCGCCGGAAATCGCCTGATCCATGCCCTGCAGCTGGAACGTAGCCTCTCTGCGGCCCATCTTGTGGAAGGCGACCCCTTCTTCTCGGTCCGGCTTGCCGAGGCGCGTCAGGAAACGTCCCGGCACATGCGACAGGTTCAGCATCAGATGCTCAACCTGCCGGCGGCGCCGCTGACCAGGCAGCTGGACAACTGCATGCAGGAAGTTCGTGGCGTGGAGGAGCGTCTTCAGAGCCTTCGCCACAACATCAATCTCGGTCATCTGACGGTCATGGAAGGTGTGGATGGCCTGAGCATCGTCATCGAGGATATTCACGCCTGCCTGTCGGTGGTGGAGCAGGCCAGCAATGAATCCGCCATTACCCAGCGCCTGCGGACGCTGCGGGCCTTCGCTGCCTACAAGGATTTTGCCGATCTGGAACGCAGTTATGGTACCGCCCTGCTGGCAGCGGGTATCCCTGATCCTGGTGTCTATCGTCAGTTCCTGCACCATGCCGAGCTTCAGGCACCCTACGCACGACGCATCCTGACGGAACAGGATTCGGGGCTGGAGAAGGCCCTCGGGTATGTGCATGACAGTGAGGTGGAACAGCGCCTGCACGACCTCCGCACGGTGATGACCCAGGCCATTGACGGGCGGAGTGATGCAAACCGCAATGCGCTGCCGGTTCCGGAAGTCTGGTTTGCCGTTGCCAGCGATCGCCTGGAAGCCTTGCATCAGGCCGAGCGCATGCTGATGGACAAGCTCTCGTCCACGGTGGCGGGAATTGATGCTTCCGCACGTCAGGATCTGCAGCGGGTGCTGGCCGCCTTCGGTGTCACTGCCCTGGCCGTGCCGCTGTTATCCCTGGGCATCGCCGCCGGTGTTGGCCGTCGTATTCGCCTGGAGCGTCGTCAGAACCGCAATATCCGCTTTCTGGCAACCCGGGACTTTCTCACCGGTCTCTACAATCGGCGTCGTTTCGACGAGGTGGCCAGACGGGTCATCGCCAAGGCTCGGCGATATGACCGCAAGGCCGCTCTGCTGATCATCGATCTGCACCGTTTCACGGACATCAACCATATCTGGGGTGAGGCCGTGGGCGACGCCGTGCTGCGCGAGACGGCCAGCCGTCTCAAGGTCGTCGCCGGACGTCATGCCCTCATCGCGCGAACCTACGGCGATGAATTTTCCATTCTGCTGCCTGATTGCAACGATCATGTGGAGGCGGAAGTGCAGGCCCGGCAGATCATGGCCGTGTTCAGTGCGCCCTTCGACCTGGAACACCGCTCCATCAATATTCAGGCAAGCGGGGGTGGTGCCGTTTTCCCGGATGATGGCAGTGACCAGGAAGAAATGATGGTGGCCGCCCGCCTTGCCCGGGACGTGGCCAAGGAGTCCAGCAGCGACAGCTTCCATTTCTTCTCTGCCGGAATGTATGAACGTTTCGAATACCAGGTGGTGATCGAGGAGGGCCTGAAACAGGCGCTGAGCAACAAGGAATTCGAGGTCTACTATCAACCTCGTTTGCGCCTGCCGGATCAGAAGCTGGTTGCCGTGGAAGCGTTGGTGCGATGGAATCACCCGGCTCTCGGTCAGGTCAATCCGGAGGATTTCGTTCCCGTTGCCGAGGCCAACGGCAGCATCGTCCGCATTGGTCGCTGGGTGCTTGAGGAGGCCTGCCGTCGTGCCGTGGATTGGCAGCGGGACGGCTTGCCGGACTTGCGGGTCTCGGTCAATCTCTCGGCTGTGCAGTTCCACCAGTCCGACATCATTGCCGACGTGACCCGTGCACTGGAGAAGAGCGGGCTTCCGGCTGACCGGCTCGAGCTGGAGCTGACCGAAACCGCCGTCATGGCCGACATTGATCAGAGTGCCGAGATCCTCCTCAAGCTGCGTGAGCTGGGCGTGATGCTCTCCATTGATGACTTCGGTACCGGATACAGCTCGCTCAGTTATCTGCAGCGATTCCCGGTTCAGCAGCTCAAGCTCGACAAGAGTTTTGTCCATGGCCTGCCCCAGGATGCCGATGCCGTTGCCATTGCCCGAACCATCATCAACTTGAGCCAGGGGCTTAACCGTGAAGTGGTGGCCGAAGGGGTCGAGAATGCCGAGCAGGCACAATTCCTGAGTGAGGCCGGCTGCAAGGAAGGGCAGGGCTATTACTTCAGCAAACCATTGACGGCCCGTGAGCTGAGCGCCTTCGCCAGCGAAAAATCCAATCTGCCTGCCGAATCGGGATCCGGTTACTGA
- the recD gene encoding exodeoxyribonuclease V subunit alpha, which produces MSLAQRLRRACAEGRLRAVDTALADWGLRHGADERVALALALANRAVGEGHTCLPLDEQAPPAIPEENPICETAAWRQSLAESRLVGEPGEARPLILEGERLYLHRYWQYEALLAERLKAMIGTAPAAVDTAPLEREGELFDYAWVGDEETHWQAVAAATALRHRFCVISGGPGTGKTYTVLRLVKLLLADAAARQTPVPTIALAAPTGKAAARMMESMRNGLADLPDSEALGPSLPEDAATLHRLLGLRGDTTRPRHDRDNPLNADVVIVDEASMVDLPMMAKLVDAMPRHGRLILLGDRYQLASVESGSVLAELCRAAGVNGFGPQQREAFAPLLKSDAPTADPPLPPLADHVVTLQTSHRFTADSAIGRLAASVNAGDADSAMGVIREAAPEAIEARLDAGDGLDALVETVAAAHAPLLSESDPVAALARLGEIQLLTATRVGPTGSDSLNQAIHERLCREAGLDPAETWYPGRPIIIQHNDYRAGLFNGDIGICLADKAGRRRVWFQTGEQPRALLPTALPQHDSVYAMTVHKSQGSEFEHVHLLLPAVDTPVLSRELLYTGITRARKSLSLHGPEDILRAAIGRQTRRHSGLAERLAG; this is translated from the coding sequence ATGAGTCTTGCCCAACGATTGCGACGGGCCTGCGCCGAGGGCCGGCTGCGGGCGGTGGACACCGCCCTGGCCGATTGGGGCCTGCGCCATGGTGCCGACGAACGTGTGGCACTGGCCCTGGCGCTGGCCAACCGGGCCGTGGGCGAAGGCCATACCTGCCTGCCGCTGGACGAGCAGGCACCCCCGGCGATCCCCGAGGAAAACCCCATCTGCGAGACGGCCGCCTGGCGCCAGTCGCTGGCGGAAAGCCGGCTGGTGGGCGAGCCCGGCGAAGCCCGGCCCCTTATCCTGGAGGGCGAGCGGCTCTACCTCCATCGCTACTGGCAATACGAGGCCCTGCTGGCCGAACGCCTGAAGGCCATGATCGGCACCGCCCCGGCGGCGGTGGACACCGCCCCCCTGGAGCGCGAGGGCGAACTGTTTGATTACGCCTGGGTGGGCGATGAAGAGACCCACTGGCAGGCGGTGGCGGCCGCCACCGCCCTGCGCCACCGCTTCTGCGTGATCTCCGGCGGCCCCGGCACCGGCAAGACCTACACCGTGCTGCGCCTGGTCAAACTGCTGCTCGCGGATGCCGCCGCCCGCCAGACCCCGGTGCCCACCATCGCCCTGGCCGCCCCCACCGGCAAGGCCGCCGCGCGCATGATGGAGTCCATGCGCAATGGCCTGGCGGATCTGCCCGACAGCGAGGCCCTCGGGCCCAGCCTGCCGGAGGATGCCGCCACGCTGCACCGCCTGCTGGGCCTGCGCGGTGACACCACCCGGCCACGCCATGACCGCGACAACCCCCTCAATGCCGATGTGGTGATCGTGGACGAGGCCTCCATGGTGGACCTGCCGATGATGGCCAAGCTGGTGGATGCCATGCCGCGCCATGGGCGCCTGATCCTGCTCGGTGACCGCTACCAGCTGGCCTCGGTGGAATCCGGATCGGTGCTGGCCGAGCTGTGCCGGGCGGCCGGCGTGAACGGTTTCGGTCCCCAACAGCGCGAGGCCTTCGCGCCCCTGCTCAAGTCGGACGCCCCCACCGCCGACCCGCCCTTGCCGCCGCTGGCCGATCATGTGGTCACCTTGCAGACCAGCCACCGTTTCACCGCCGACAGTGCCATCGGCCGACTGGCTGCGTCAGTCAACGCCGGCGATGCCGATTCGGCCATGGGCGTGATCCGGGAAGCCGCGCCGGAAGCCATCGAAGCGCGGCTGGACGCCGGCGACGGGCTCGACGCCCTGGTTGAAACCGTGGCGGCGGCGCATGCCCCCCTGCTCAGCGAAAGCGACCCGGTGGCCGCCCTGGCCCGGTTGGGCGAGATCCAGCTGCTGACCGCCACCCGCGTCGGCCCCACTGGCAGCGACAGCCTCAACCAGGCCATCCACGAGCGTCTCTGCCGGGAAGCTGGCCTGGACCCGGCCGAAACCTGGTATCCGGGCCGGCCCATCATCATCCAGCACAATGACTACCGGGCGGGGCTGTTCAACGGCGACATCGGCATCTGCCTGGCGGACAAGGCCGGGCGACGGCGGGTCTGGTTCCAGACGGGCGAGCAACCCCGCGCCCTGCTGCCCACGGCCCTGCCCCAACATGACAGCGTCTACGCCATGACGGTGCACAAGAGCCAGGGCTCGGAGTTCGAGCATGTGCACCTGCTGCTGCCGGCGGTGGATACCCCGGTTCTGTCCCGGGAGCTGCTCTACACCGGCATTACCCGCGCCAGGAAAAGCCTGAGCCTGCACGGCCCTGAAGACATCCTGCGTGCCGCCATCGGCCGCCAGACCCGCCGCCATTCCGGCCTGGCCGAGCGATTGGCGGGCTGA
- the recB gene encoding exodeoxyribonuclease V subunit beta — MSRREPQWERFDAATVPLHGLRLIEASAGTGKTFSLAGLYLRLLLEQWLSVREILVMTFTRAATQELRERIRARLGQAARLAMDPDSAEDDDHEQQFALTIIERVAGQRGREAVIRHLRESAARMDEATISTIHGFAQQAAAENAFDSALPFDRGEQVDDQPLFTEVISDYWRGQVVGRPADQALAFLQLWPDPEALKKDLEPVLRKPHVSLTGPDPARIDKLTARARRLWEAEGERLAELLEQCEAEQAFLKKKSLETALQRAGGAGELASQIGAGVMGTANGHVGLPDWLVQLGSDEGVRALCKKKPAESWFRPQELALSRALAEVQPLGRLGALREALAHVRETVLARKRERRKYSFNDMITGLSEAIHDEQGGPALADSLHSTWPWALVDEFQDTDPLQYAILRRIYRERERGGLLMIGDPKQAIYGFRGGDVFAYLQAVRDADARYHLDTNFRSTQSVLDAVETVFRAGGEQAFVIEDIRFQPVKAGRKAGDREIRRDGEPLPAMTLWRMDEALPKKNAEPRLIDATVHQIHQLLDGRCEVVKAREAPRPLAPADIAVLVNTNDQAAAVQQALSRRGIAAVCLHQQSVFASEEAEHLLRLLQATATPADEDALRAALATPLLGHRLGDLIRLAEDEEAWRQVTARFQQAHEAWRQAGVLAMLQPLLQDEAPRLLALEDGERRMSNYLQLAELLQQASGEQFGPDGLIDWLHRMIEDPGGDSGDDERQLRLESDDALIRIATVHKVKGLQYGIVLLPFAPLLGAGGAADKPPFLHHDEQGRACLDFLAGPGDDTARQAIAEDRAEAIRLLYVALTRAEQACYLPWGPINTAQNGALAWLLHQADGVSADVRDRSTKAPKWMTPECTAERLGVLAEQAPGAIRLEALPDTLPPDARAPRPPAPAGEARSDWPRPRPPWSVFSFTRLVRGAAHATAGTELGTGAGDEVADEQLAAAGGDIGLRGAGFGIAVHDMLEKADFADWPGPDQPLDESHKGHVEKQLVDAGLVLPDGRARQTLLEQVGGLISRCLHTQLPGIGPLAAVPATQRLAEMEFMLGLGGQSVATVMDQLHRHGYAIELPEARQRETLAGLMHGYIDLIVEADGRYYVIDYKTNDLGPDQADYAPARLRQAVSVAHYDLQYLIYCVALHRHLALRLPGYQPETHLGGVHYLFLRGMRGGEHSDGVFSDQPPTALITALDRALAGTRPEPEQGVLL; from the coding sequence ATGAGCCGGCGCGAACCGCAATGGGAGCGTTTCGACGCGGCCACGGTGCCGCTGCATGGCCTGCGCCTGATCGAGGCCAGCGCCGGCACCGGCAAGACCTTCAGCCTGGCCGGGCTTTACCTGCGCCTGCTGCTGGAGCAGTGGCTGTCGGTGCGCGAGATTCTGGTCATGACCTTTACCCGTGCCGCCACCCAGGAGCTGCGGGAACGCATTCGCGCCCGCCTGGGCCAGGCCGCCCGGCTGGCCATGGACCCGGACTCGGCCGAAGACGACGATCACGAACAGCAATTCGCCCTGACCATCATTGAGCGGGTGGCCGGCCAACGGGGGCGGGAAGCCGTGATCCGCCACTTGCGTGAATCCGCCGCGCGCATGGACGAGGCCACCATCAGCACCATCCACGGCTTCGCCCAGCAGGCCGCCGCGGAAAATGCCTTCGACAGCGCCCTGCCCTTCGACCGGGGTGAACAGGTGGACGACCAACCCCTGTTCACCGAGGTGATCAGCGATTACTGGCGCGGCCAGGTGGTGGGCCGTCCCGCTGACCAGGCCCTGGCCTTTCTGCAGCTCTGGCCCGACCCGGAAGCGCTGAAAAAGGATCTGGAGCCGGTCCTGAGAAAGCCGCATGTGAGCCTCACCGGACCGGACCCGGCCCGCATCGACAAGCTCACCGCCAGGGCCCGCCGTCTCTGGGAAGCCGAAGGCGAGAGGCTCGCCGAGCTGCTCGAGCAATGCGAGGCCGAGCAGGCCTTTCTCAAGAAAAAGAGCCTGGAAACTGCCCTGCAGCGGGCCGGTGGCGCCGGGGAACTGGCCAGCCAGATTGGCGCCGGTGTCATGGGCACCGCGAACGGGCATGTGGGCCTGCCTGACTGGCTGGTGCAACTGGGCTCGGATGAGGGCGTGCGGGCGCTGTGCAAGAAAAAACCCGCCGAGAGCTGGTTCCGGCCCCAGGAGCTGGCACTGAGCCGGGCTCTGGCCGAGGTCCAGCCCCTGGGCCGCCTGGGCGCCTTGCGCGAGGCCCTGGCACACGTCCGGGAAACGGTCCTGGCCCGCAAGCGGGAACGCCGCAAGTACAGTTTCAATGACATGATCACCGGCCTGTCGGAGGCCATTCATGATGAACAGGGCGGGCCAGCCCTGGCCGACTCCCTGCACAGCACCTGGCCCTGGGCCCTGGTGGATGAGTTCCAGGACACCGACCCGCTGCAGTACGCCATCCTGCGCCGCATCTACCGGGAACGCGAGCGTGGCGGGCTGTTGATGATCGGTGACCCCAAGCAGGCCATCTACGGTTTCCGTGGCGGGGATGTCTTCGCCTATCTGCAGGCAGTGCGGGACGCCGATGCCCGCTATCACCTGGACACCAACTTCCGCTCCACCCAGTCCGTGCTGGATGCGGTGGAAACGGTCTTTCGCGCCGGTGGCGAACAGGCCTTCGTGATCGAGGATATTCGCTTTCAGCCGGTCAAGGCCGGACGCAAGGCCGGCGACCGGGAGATCCGCCGCGACGGCGAGCCCCTGCCGGCCATGACCCTGTGGCGGATGGACGAAGCCCTGCCCAAGAAGAACGCCGAGCCCCGCCTGATCGATGCCACCGTGCACCAGATCCATCAGCTGCTGGACGGGCGCTGCGAGGTGGTGAAGGCAAGGGAAGCGCCCCGCCCCCTGGCGCCGGCCGACATTGCCGTGCTGGTCAATACCAATGACCAGGCGGCGGCCGTGCAACAGGCCTTGAGCCGGCGCGGCATCGCCGCGGTCTGCCTGCACCAGCAGAGCGTGTTTGCCAGCGAGGAAGCCGAGCACCTGCTGCGCCTGCTCCAGGCCACGGCCACCCCCGCCGACGAGGACGCCCTGCGGGCGGCCCTGGCCACGCCACTCCTGGGCCACCGCCTGGGTGACCTGATCCGGCTGGCGGAGGACGAAGAGGCATGGCGCCAGGTCACCGCCCGTTTCCAGCAGGCCCACGAAGCCTGGCGGCAGGCCGGGGTACTGGCCATGCTGCAGCCCCTGCTGCAGGACGAGGCCCCGCGTCTGCTGGCCCTGGAGGATGGTGAGCGGCGCATGAGCAATTACCTGCAGCTGGCCGAGCTGCTGCAGCAGGCCAGTGGCGAGCAATTCGGCCCGGACGGGCTGATTGACTGGCTCCACCGCATGATCGAAGACCCCGGCGGGGATAGCGGCGACGATGAACGACAACTGCGCCTGGAATCCGACGATGCCCTGATCCGCATCGCCACGGTGCACAAGGTCAAGGGCCTGCAGTACGGCATCGTCCTGCTGCCCTTCGCGCCGCTGCTGGGCGCCGGCGGGGCGGCCGACAAGCCACCCTTCCTCCACCACGACGAGCAGGGCCGGGCCTGCCTGGACTTCCTGGCCGGCCCCGGCGACGACACTGCCAGGCAGGCCATCGCCGAGGACCGGGCCGAGGCGATCCGCCTGCTGTACGTCGCCCTGACCCGGGCCGAGCAGGCCTGTTACCTGCCCTGGGGCCCGATCAACACCGCCCAGAACGGCGCCTTGGCCTGGCTGCTGCACCAGGCCGACGGGGTCAGTGCCGATGTTCGGGACCGCAGCACCAAGGCGCCAAAATGGATGACGCCCGAATGCACCGCTGAGCGCCTGGGCGTGCTGGCCGAACAGGCGCCAGGCGCCATCCGGCTGGAGGCGCTGCCCGACACCCTGCCGCCGGACGCCCGCGCCCCGCGCCCACCGGCGCCGGCCGGTGAGGCCCGTTCGGACTGGCCGCGGCCGCGGCCGCCCTGGTCGGTGTTCAGCTTTACACGCCTGGTGCGTGGCGCGGCCCACGCCACCGCCGGCACCGAACTGGGCACCGGCGCCGGCGACGAAGTGGCCGATGAACAACTGGCCGCCGCCGGTGGCGACATCGGCCTGCGCGGTGCCGGTTTCGGTATTGCGGTCCACGACATGCTGGAGAAGGCCGACTTCGCCGACTGGCCCGGCCCGGACCAGCCTCTGGACGAGTCCCACAAGGGCCATGTGGAAAAGCAGCTAGTTGATGCCGGCCTGGTCCTGCCCGACGGCCGGGCGCGGCAGACACTGCTGGAACAGGTGGGCGGGCTGATCTCGCGCTGCCTGCACACACAACTGCCCGGCATCGGCCCCCTCGCCGCCGTGCCGGCCACGCAACGACTGGCGGAGATGGAATTCATGCTCGGCCTGGGCGGGCAATCGGTGGCGACGGTCATGGACCAGCTGCACCGGCACGGTTACGCCATCGAACTGCCGGAGGCCCGCCAGCGGGAAACCCTGGCCGGGCTCATGCACGGCTACATCGACCTTATTGTGGAAGCCGACGGCCGCTATTACGTGATCGACTACAAGACCAATGACCTGGGCCCCGACCAGGCGGACTACGCCCCGGCCCGACTGCGCCAGGCGGTGAGCGTGGCCCATTACGACCTGCAATACCTGATCTATTGCGTGGCCCTGCACCGTCACCTGGCCCTGCGGCTGCCCGGCTACCAACCGGAGACCCACCTGGGCGGGGTGCATTATCTCTTCCTCCGGGGCATGCGCGGTGGCGAACATTCAGACGGTGTCTTCAGCGACCAGCCGCCCACGGCGCTGATCACGGCGCTGGACCGGGCGCTGGCCGGAACCCGTCCTGAGCCCGAACAGGGGGTGCTGCTATGA